One stretch of Nomascus leucogenys isolate Asia chromosome 9, Asia_NLE_v1, whole genome shotgun sequence DNA includes these proteins:
- the PIGY gene encoding phosphatidylinositol N-acetylglucosaminyltransferase subunit Y, with product MFLSLPTLTVLIPLVSLAGLFYSASVEENFPQGCTSTASLCFYSLLLPITIPVYVFFHLWTWMGIKLFRHN from the coding sequence ATGTTTTTGTCTCTTCCTACGTTGACTGTTCTTATTCCACTGGTTTCTTTAGCAGGACTGTTCTACTCAGCCTCTGTGGAAGAAAACTTCCCACAGGGCTGCACTAGCACAGCCAGCCTTTGCTTTTACAGCCTGCTCTTGCCTATTACCATACCAGTGTATGTATTCTTCCACCTTTGGACTTGGATGGGTATTAAACTCTTCAGGCATAATTGA
- the PYURF gene encoding protein preY, mitochondrial — MLSEARCRLASALRGTRAPPSAVARRCLHASGSRPLADPGKKTEEPPRAFDPALLEFLVCPLSKKPLRYEASTNELINEELGIAYPIIDGIPNMIPQAARMTRQSKKQEEVEQR, encoded by the exons ATGCTGAGTGAAGCACGCTGCAGGCTCGCCTCAGCGCTGCGGGGAACGCGCGCGCCGCCGTCCGCGGTCGCCCGTAGGTGCCTGCACGCGTCGGGGTCGCGGCCTCTGGCCGACCCGGGCAAGAAGACTGAGGAGCCGCCCCGCGCCTTCGATCCGGCGCTGCTGGAGTTCCTGGTGTGCCCGCTCTCCAAGAAGCCGCTCAG ATATGAAGCATCAACAAATGAATTGATTAATGAAGAGTTGGGAATAGCTTATCCAATCATTGATGGGATTCCTAATATGATACCACAGGCAGCTAGGATGACACGTCAAAGTAAGAAGCAAGAAGAAGTGGAGCAGCGCtag